The nucleotide sequence GTCTATCTTTGGAGATAAAGAAAATATTAAAAAGCTAAAAAAAATATTGATTAATAGATTAAAAGAAGAATAGGAAGGGAAAATTATGAGTAGAAAGATCGCAAGAGAAGAGTTATTCAAGCTTTTATTTGAAGCTGACATGAACAAGGTAACACCATTAGAAAGACTGGAAGAATTTTTAGAAGATGGGAACAGAAGAGTAGAAATATCAGAAGATGAAGAGACTCCTAACAACGTTGAAGAACTTACTTTGACTAAAACAGAAGTGGAATTCATTAAAGAATTTGCAGCAGGAATAGACAAACACTATGGTACTATAAACCAAGAAATCGCTGAAAAGATGGATGAATGGTCATTAGAAACTGTAGGAAATGTAGAGAGATCATTACTTAGATTTGGTGTATATGAATTGATGTACGAAGAAACTGGTTTTGAAATTGTATTAAATGAGATTATTGAATTAGCTAAAATTTATGGAGATGCAACATCACATGAATTTGTAAACGGTGTATTGGCTAAGTTTGTAAAGAAATAGTCTAAACTCTTCCTTTTTATTGTTTCTCTTGATTAAGAGAAAC is from Psychrilyobacter atlanticus DSM 19335 and encodes:
- the nusB gene encoding transcription antitermination factor NusB translates to MSRKIAREELFKLLFEADMNKVTPLERLEEFLEDGNRRVEISEDEETPNNVEELTLTKTEVEFIKEFAAGIDKHYGTINQEIAEKMDEWSLETVGNVERSLLRFGVYELMYEETGFEIVLNEIIELAKIYGDATSHEFVNGVLAKFVKK